In Necator americanus strain Aroian chromosome IV, whole genome shotgun sequence, the following proteins share a genomic window:
- a CDS encoding hypothetical protein (NECATOR_CHRIV.G16977.T1), with amino-acid sequence MHRCFCSGGRNVELYMKDAVNIVTFERSLLTYRDGFFGNIFGIMRIRPPGVKKLWGRAGSDGLCLYEVVDLFLLNYRKKLPGRYGF; translated from the exons ATGCATCGATGTTTTTGCAGTGGAGGAAGAAACGTCGAACTGTACATGAAAG atgCTGTGAACATTGTTACGTTCGAAAGATCGTTGTTAACATATCGAGATGGGttctttggaaatatttttg GGATTATGAGGATCAGACCACCTGGAGTGAAGAAACTCTGGGGTCGTGCAggttcagatgggttatgcctatacgaagtcgtagatctatttcttcttaattaccgtaaaaagctgcccggaagatacggcttctag
- a CDS encoding hypothetical protein (NECATOR_CHRIV.G16978.T1), protein MQRQFQQHLSPNLPYLRPTMRIQSPLLEDNCDISDLLMNALCMKYGAVSSLNDNVLLRATSEFVRENQNYYEFNKRVPKRDIERAKIEVQKQYESALKAIRDRRVELLAAKSLLNENKPIQ, encoded by the exons ATGCAGAGACAGTTTCAGCAACATCTATCACCCAATCTTCCATACTTGAG accCACCATGCGCATCCAGTCTCCGCTTCTGGAAGACAACTGTGACATCAGCGACCTTCTAATGAACGCTCTTTGCATGAAATATGGAGCCGTATCATCGCTAAATGAT AATGTTCTCCTGAGAGCTACATCGGAATTTGTTCGTGAAAATCAAAACTACTATGAGTTCAACAAAAG agtTCCGAAGAGAGACATCGAGCGTGCTAAAATAGAAGTTCAAA AGCAATATGAAAGTGCTCTAAAAGCAATTCGTGACCGGAGAGTCGAACTGCTTGCCGCGAAAAGCCTACTTAATGAAAACAAGCCTATTCAATGA